The Pygocentrus nattereri isolate fPygNat1 chromosome 17, fPygNat1.pri, whole genome shotgun sequence genome window below encodes:
- the gpr184 gene encoding G protein-coupled receptor 184 has product MAATVNETYNNTCVSIEISPISDLLMSIYIIALVLGLIFNLLTAWPIVQQIRSKNVLGVYLLSLSVSDLLYILTMPLWIYYYHHDHKWTLGQGMCRLAGFFYYSNMYISIYLLCCISIDRCLVVTFPLKVKSFRHCKYAWLICGLIYIFVMSLHTVVLYTDKNDLMDSQKHCYETYPMTEHVAFFNFLRVGIGFLLPLLVLAVCYWQILSKVQKSTGVDKQGKRKVKLLSVGVIAIFSICFAPYHILLLARSIAFNRMDKKAYCTFEQAQHFTFSCTLALSSLNSIMDPLLYVLVSNVIREDMWLCWRNRQTCGEMKCLPF; this is encoded by the coding sequence ATGGCTGCAACCGTGAACGAGACATACAACAACACTTGTGTGAGCATTGAAATCAGTCCAATTAGTGATCTGCTAATGAGCATCTACATTATTGCTTTGGTCCTGGGCCTCATTTTCAATCTGCTCACTGCTTGGCCCATTGTCCAGCAGATCCGTAGCAAGAATGTGCTAGGGGTTTACCTCCTCAGCCtttctgtgtctgatctgctCTATATCCTTACCATGCCTCTGTGGATCTATTACTACCACCATGACCATAAATGGACTCTTGGTCAGGGCATGTGCAGGCTCGCTGGTTTCTTCTATTACTCCAACATGTACATTAGTATCTACCTCCTGTGCTGCATCTCCATTGATCGTTGCTTGGTGGTCACCTTCCCCCTAAAGGTCAAATCCTTTCGTCATTGCAAATATGCTTGGCTTATCTGTGGTCTCATTTACATCTTTGTTATGAGCCTACACACTGTGGTTTTGTACACAGATAAGAATGACCTGATGGACTCCCAGAAGCACTGTTATGAGACCTATCCCATGACTGAGCATGTAGCTTTTTTCAACTTCTTGCGAGTAGGTATTGGTTTTCTCCTACCACTGCTAGTCCTAGCAGTCTGCTACTGGCAGATCCTGAGCAAGGTACAGAAAAGCACAGGGGTGGATAAGCAAGGCAAACGCAAAGTCAAGCTGCTGTCAGTGGGAGTCATTGCCATCTTCTCCATCTGCTTTGCCCCCTACCACATTCTCTTACTGGCACGGTCAATTGCTTTTAATAGAATGGACAAGAAGGCTTACTGCACCTTTGAGCAAGCACAGCACTTTACCTTCTCCTGCACTTTGGCCTTGTCCAGTCTCAACAGCATAATGGACCCATTGCTTTACGTACTGGTCAGTAATGTGATAAGGGAAGACATGTGGCTGTGTTGGAGAAACAGGCAGACCTGTGGGGAGATGAAGTGTTTGccattttaa
- the si:dkey-202l22.3 gene encoding 7 transmembrane receptor domain-containing protein, which produces MDTLLGQVLEGFNGTTQASNRTDPLEKFSGTQLLLRFKPLFLPLYSVVVVVAGVGNSFLLACILADKKLHNATNFFIGNLAAGDLLMCLSCVPLTASYAFDSRGWAFGQPLCYLIPLLQGATVFVSVLSLTAIAIDRYVVVAYPVRRRISVWGCGAVALGVWAISLVLAAPPSLHMRYVDLRLSGMELVVCEEFWLGAERQRLLYSCFFLLASYMIPLLSVSISYCAISVHLHRHTLPGEPIHRQHQWNRQRRKTFSLLVASVLAFALCWLPLQILNLLLDLDTDFRIVDKHYVNVLQVSCHLVAMSSTCYNPFIYASLHSKVRIHLQGYLCPCKPSRGQLLSHCVSRNPATCFTLISENHAARSPNPDSPL; this is translated from the coding sequence ATGGATACTCTACTCGGACAAGTTCTGGAGGGCTTCAATGGGACTACTCAGGCTTCCAATCGGACAGACCCTCTAGAGAAGTTCTCTGGCACTCAGCTTCTTCTGCGCTTCAAGCCTCTTTTTCTGCCGCTGTACTCAGTAGTTGTTGTGGTAGCTGGTGTAGGAAATAGTTTCCTGCTTGCCTGCATTCTAGCTGACAAGAAGCTTCACAATGCCACCAATTTCTTCATTGGCAACTTGGCTGCTGGAGACTTGCTGATGTGTTTGAGCTGTGTTCCTCTCACTGCCTCTTATGCCTTTGACTCACGTGGCTGGGCTTTTGGCCAGCCTCTCTGTTACCTTATACCGCTCCTGCAAGGTGCcactgtctttgtctctgtgcTGTCCCTTACTGCCATTGCCATTGACCGCTATGTGGTGGTGGCATATCCTGTCAGAAGACGCATTTCAGTATGGGGATGTGGGGCTGTGGCTCTGGGGGTCTGGGCAATCTCACTGGTTTTAGCTGCTCCACCTTCATTGCACATGCGCTATGTGGACCTGCGGCTCAGTGGCATGGAGCTAGTGGTGTGTGAGGAGTTCTGGCTAGGTGCAGAGAGGCAGCGTCTGCTGTATTCTTGCTTCTTCCTGCTGGCCTCCTACATGATCCCACTTTTGTCTGTCAGCATTTCCTACTGTGCCATCAGTGTGCACCTCCACAGACATACACTTCCTGGAGAGCCTATTCACAGACAACACCAGTGGAACAGGCAGCGGCGCAAGACCTTCTCCCTTCTGGTGGCCTCTGTGCTTGCCTTTGCCCTGTGCTGGCTTCCACTCCAGATACTCAACCTGCTGCTAGACCTGGACACTGACTTCCGCATCGTGGACAAGCACTATGTCAATGTACTGCAAGTCAGCTGCCACCTGGTGGCCATGAGCTCAACCTGTTACAACCCTTTTATCTATGCCTCACTGCACAGCAAAGTGCGCATTCACCTGCAGGGTTACTTGTGCCCTTGCAAGCCAAGTAGGGGTCAGCTGTTGTCACACTGTGTCTCTCGCAACCCAGCCACTTGCTTTACTCTCATTTCAGAGAACCATGCAGCCCGGAGTCCTAATCCTGACAGCCCTCTATAA